A single window of Plectropomus leopardus isolate mb chromosome 12, YSFRI_Pleo_2.0, whole genome shotgun sequence DNA harbors:
- the plekhj1 gene encoding pleckstrin homology domain-containing family J member 1, which translates to MRFNEKELVSLSRQPSEMAAELGMRGPKKGDVVKKRLVKLVVNFLFYFRTDEEEPIGALLLEQCRVEREDSQAFSIAFLDEAERKYLFECDSEEQCGEWVESIIKASYEFMRKNLIFYRTEIHRLTGKDPLEQYGISDETRFQVNNSLQLTPSDASSL; encoded by the exons ATGCGTTTCAACGAGAAGGAGCTGGTGTCCCTGAGCCGCCAGCCCTCAGAGATGGCAGCCGAGCTGGGGATGCGAGGACCCAAGAAAGGAGACG TTGTAAAGAAGAGGCTGGTGAAACTCGTCGTTAACTTCCTCTTTTATTTCCGGACTGATGAGGAGGAG cCTATTGGAGCTCTGCTGTTGGAGCAGTGTCGGGTGGAGAGGGAGGACAGCCAGGCCTTCTCTATTG CATTTCTGGATGAAGCAGAGAGGAAGTATTTGTTTGAGTGTGACTCAGAGGAGCAGTGCGGAGAGTGGGTAGAGTCCATTATCAAGGCCAG TTACGAGTTCATGAGGAAGAACCTGATATTCTATCGAACTGAAATCCACAGGCTCACTGGCAAG GACCCCCTGGAGCAGTACGGTATATCAGACGAAACTCGCTTCCAGGTCAACAACAGCCTGCAACTTACGCCTAGTGATGCATCCTCCCTGTAG
- the sf3a2 gene encoding splicing factor 3A subunit 2 — MDFQHRAGGKTGSGGVASASESNRDRRERLRQLALETIDINKDPYFMKNHLGSYECKLCLTLHNNEGSYLAHTQGKKHQTNLARRAAKEAKEAPAQPAPAKVKVEVKKFVKIGRPGYKVTKQRDPETGQQSLLFQIDYPEIAEGIGPRHRFMSAYEQRIEPPDRRWQYLLLAAEPYETIAFKVPSREIDKAENRFWTHWNRETKQFFLQFHFKMEKAVPQSSGPPPSAGVKRPPPPLMSGVGPRPPNESLPPPPPGGMPPLPPGAPGTPHMPPQMPLPPMPMRPPPPDGLLSNN, encoded by the exons ATGGATTTCCAGCATCGAGCTGGAGGGAAGACTGGGAGCGGTGGGGTGGCCTCGGCCTCTGAGAGTAACCGCGATAGACGAGAGCGGTTACGTCAGCTGGCCCTGGAGACCATCGACATCAACAAAGACCCATACTTTATGAAGAATCATTTAGGATCGTACGAGTGCAAACTTTGCTTGACACTTCACAATAATGAG GGCAGCTACTTGGCTCACACACAAGGAAAGAAACACCAGACCAACTT AGCGCGGAGAGCAGCCAAAGAAGCAAAAGAAGCTCCTGCTCAGCCAGCTCCAGCAAAAGTGAAGGTTGAAGTCAAGAAGTTTGTCAAAATTGGTCGACCAGGATACAAAG TGACAAAACAGAGGGACCCAGAGACCGGACAGCAGTCTTTACTTTTCCAG ATTGACTACCCAGAAATCGCTGAAGGAATTGGACCAAGGCATCGTTTCATGTCTGCTTACGAGCAGCGCATCGAGCCCCCTGATCGTCGCTGGCAGTACCTGCTTTTGGCTGCTGAACCATATGAGACTATTGCCTTTAAG GTCCCCAGTAGAGAAATTGATAAAGCAGAAAACCGCTTCTGGACCCACTGGAACAGAGAAACTAAACAG TTCTTCCTACAGTTCCACTTTAAAATGGAGAAAGCTGTTCCTCAGTCCAGTGGACCCCCGCCATCCGCAGGTGTGAAGCGCCCTCCGCCTCCTCTCATGAGCGGAGTTGGACCTCGACCACCAAATGagtctctgcctcctcctccgccAGGAGGGATGCCCCCTCTCCCACCAGGTGCCCCAGGTACCCCTCACATGCCCCCGCAGATGCCACTGCCCCCCATGCCAATGAGGCCGCCTCCTCCTGATGGCCTTTTGTCAAATAATTGA